The proteins below come from a single Oscillospiraceae bacterium genomic window:
- a CDS encoding SpaA isopeptide-forming pilin-related protein: MKNKHRIKQCLSLLLAGGIALTNLGAALPAFAEDAPATPENAEAVTPETAEADTTAPNLVQITENLYNDLPDAPTGSYLGSMGLPVATGETKIGISAWVSDLYDGVDAHMDADALNADENTVTIGKTPGTDYAIVPLLAQVEYPADGAVSEIILPDGVELLSYRSTDYEPIPADEQEQAEILHQTYSEQSAAATGLYVKASADFTAQLVYTDSDGSSQSKSIHVQISGDASPTQMYADTGDDSIAAYAAGPTPPYATGKITSIAKEGGTWLIWFNGQEAYCCSHGLNGQPKGCPTYSFSHVSRLEPGQYTPGNHYANQVNIWGGLGQLSLDMLDDRPVVASLEDDPEGCEEQPDILGSLYDETQQWIMENYPDSYAAQTYIAAAEELVNGTDAQSGENGYYTYIYNPPAGYAWQVVALVGEEIAGGTEIPDVPSVPEPKYYSAAWTAPAQTADGSFDLTFTVNTDKVQLNTLEKVDGAVITVTPSRTSGNVDGGSWQMSPAGAQTITTSGHTQDDSFHLNGGDGSATWTVHYEVSKTSTSTLSGQEGPFTSQAEADAAAEAAKNAAIGQLQNEAQGMVDAAIAAARAQLANITFAYDEVTIPHGFDSTPGALGSHQTITVPANSSNDYPMKNDEWSVKVSIDKIDSETKQRIKGDAEFKIFEWDVVRQCYIPTGGYNQYKVERQSDGTYKVINHSSYANGFDNIYYTQRNEGKFVIVESRAPSGYYGDWTDATEPGTAGSVLGKRAYAFEIAKSLDAQTIWLGNADYNADITTTNSGGTLIDTGEGVVTITFGSRKADKTYATDPTGIANNEDSYTMHANADKMQNDRVLGNILLTKVDLDAAQYLAAGSNGDTTLEGAVYDLYAADTIEHPDGVSGIVDYSKITDANGTPLWHTTVLTNGGWDTDYLPILQKDRLVASAKITDGKLAFSNLYMGRYYLVERATGMVLPIDGNGKLYVTGKYPLLNKKLERTGKYSDLARKNNEYTDYIYKNQYSAVAEGCKPNGSKAWDGYYLSYAKGYLCDEVNHYKTLTYADESTYHIHAEQESQDEVLKSGFSLQKLVSTTGQPSPALKLEGAGFTVYRISKLSKAAQFKQNPDGSYNAQCILDAYRKDNYDNATLKYDFTAEGQAIANMFESSTDTVNVYNATLTADGDCANGKGNGWMPTDQPAEYRLAEMFTNEEGIFRVEGLPYGQYLVVETTIPKDVFQCDPFIVTVDANSPQSRFTVLAGSVTTPSKNYMTFNVLDEELEGYLQLIKTDTETGKAVKIANTSFALYKLDDKGNKTRISMIEPASGSATKKTDVFYTDADGLMKTPEKLPLGRYLIEELQGPEGYYNDPAYSVEFEIKSDRVWQVVGNATNDMDEYIVEEKYCNHETLGQLTIRKLGNVLTDYQEGQFIYTQDNLVGTVYEIHAAADIATPDRQGTYWYKGGDLVATVTTGAEGQVDEVKFSPTRTQATYDFLKITHDGTKGEVTVTLPLGKYTITEVQAPYGFVLTQQSYTVEFGWDNQKDDIVLAKTIVSHEQDGDKECSYSIVNVKDASDAHKIGQILVFENARVLPVPEKPGDKVSKIGVGIYKQDREALTYLAGAVYELYTVDDIYSADGTKLLDAGTKLATGTATNANGFAWFDVDVPIRSESCPDSGNSGRYRIVEVKAPAGYLLDSTPVDVEFTYEGQQIAWQIVDGTNTNLRTSVDISKQNITNGKELPGANLEIRDADGSLVEGWTSTKTPHTVRGLELEKAYTLTETRAPDGYTEAESIVFKLVQEGNEQSNIVYVKSDDDWVKLNDATVIMQDAPVLDIDKTDIAGNLLPGATLTIRDANDEVVDTWTTDYKTHSVPISDEFIKLSDGNKEYVYTLTEDAAPAGFEIAESVQFKVQQADENVCLFVRENADAEWVRADKRLIQMIDEATPREDTPTPTPAPTPQPTPAATPVPTPAPTPVITPRKVQTLPQTGDGFPLLAIVVVSLASATGIVLLTVRQKNALKETSDEEDADESADR, from the coding sequence ATGAAAAACAAACACAGAATAAAGCAGTGCTTGTCGCTGCTGCTGGCGGGTGGAATTGCGCTCACAAATCTGGGCGCAGCGCTGCCCGCCTTTGCAGAGGATGCCCCCGCCACGCCGGAGAATGCCGAAGCGGTCACCCCCGAAACTGCCGAAGCGGACACCACGGCACCAAACCTTGTGCAGATTACCGAGAATCTTTACAACGATCTGCCGGACGCGCCTACCGGCAGTTACCTTGGCAGCATGGGTCTGCCCGTGGCAACCGGCGAAACAAAAATCGGTATCTCCGCGTGGGTTTCTGACCTGTATGACGGCGTAGATGCCCATATGGATGCCGATGCGCTGAACGCAGATGAGAACACGGTCACAATCGGCAAAACTCCCGGTACAGACTATGCCATTGTTCCACTGCTGGCGCAGGTCGAATACCCGGCAGACGGTGCGGTATCTGAAATCATACTGCCGGACGGTGTAGAGCTTTTAAGCTACCGCTCCACCGATTATGAGCCTATCCCGGCAGACGAGCAGGAGCAGGCTGAAATCCTGCACCAGACATACTCGGAGCAGTCGGCGGCAGCCACCGGCCTGTATGTAAAAGCCTCTGCCGATTTTACGGCGCAGCTTGTCTATACGGATTCGGACGGCAGTTCGCAGTCAAAATCTATCCATGTACAGATCAGCGGGGATGCTTCACCCACACAGATGTATGCCGACACCGGCGATGACAGCATTGCCGCCTATGCTGCAGGGCCGACTCCGCCGTATGCCACCGGCAAAATCACCAGCATTGCCAAAGAGGGCGGCACATGGCTGATTTGGTTCAACGGTCAGGAAGCCTACTGCTGCAGCCACGGCCTGAACGGCCAGCCCAAGGGCTGCCCCACCTACAGCTTCTCTCATGTGTCCCGCCTTGAACCCGGCCAGTATACGCCGGGCAACCACTATGCAAACCAGGTCAACATCTGGGGCGGTCTTGGTCAGCTGAGTCTGGATATGCTGGACGACCGTCCTGTTGTGGCAAGCCTTGAAGATGATCCTGAAGGCTGTGAAGAACAGCCGGACATCCTTGGCAGTCTTTACGATGAAACCCAGCAGTGGATCATGGAAAACTATCCCGACAGCTACGCTGCGCAGACCTATATTGCTGCTGCAGAAGAACTGGTAAACGGTACAGATGCGCAGTCCGGGGAAAACGGCTACTACACCTACATCTATAACCCGCCCGCAGGGTATGCGTGGCAGGTTGTGGCGCTGGTCGGTGAAGAAATTGCGGGCGGCACTGAGATCCCGGATGTGCCGAGTGTTCCGGAACCGAAGTACTATTCCGCTGCATGGACAGCTCCCGCCCAGACTGCCGACGGCAGCTTTGATCTGACATTCACCGTCAACACCGACAAGGTTCAGCTGAACACGCTGGAAAAGGTGGACGGGGCGGTCATTACCGTTACGCCCAGCCGAACAAGCGGCAATGTGGATGGCGGCAGCTGGCAGATGAGTCCTGCCGGAGCGCAGACCATTACCACAAGCGGTCACACGCAGGATGACAGTTTTCATCTGAATGGCGGCGACGGTTCTGCCACATGGACGGTTCACTACGAGGTGTCCAAGACCAGCACCAGTACGCTCAGCGGGCAGGAAGGACCGTTCACCAGCCAAGCCGAAGCAGACGCCGCTGCCGAAGCCGCCAAGAATGCGGCCATCGGGCAGCTGCAGAACGAAGCGCAGGGCATGGTGGACGCTGCCATTGCCGCGGCACGGGCGCAGCTTGCGAACATCACCTTTGCATACGATGAAGTCACCATCCCGCACGGCTTTGATTCCACGCCCGGTGCGCTGGGCAGCCACCAGACCATTACGGTTCCTGCCAACAGCTCGAACGACTACCCAATGAAAAACGACGAATGGTCGGTAAAAGTCAGCATCGACAAAATCGACAGTGAAACCAAGCAGCGCATCAAGGGCGACGCCGAGTTTAAGATTTTTGAGTGGGATGTGGTTCGGCAGTGCTATATCCCGACAGGCGGATATAACCAATACAAAGTTGAGCGTCAGTCGGACGGCACCTACAAGGTTATAAACCACAGCAGCTATGCCAATGGTTTTGACAATATCTATTACACCCAGCGCAACGAGGGCAAGTTTGTCATCGTGGAGAGCCGCGCACCCAGCGGGTACTACGGCGATTGGACGGATGCAACCGAACCCGGCACGGCAGGCTCTGTGCTGGGCAAGCGGGCGTATGCCTTTGAAATTGCCAAATCATTGGACGCCCAGACGATTTGGCTGGGCAACGCCGATTATAACGCCGACATTACTACGACCAACAGCGGCGGCACCCTTATCGACACCGGCGAGGGTGTGGTCACCATTACCTTCGGCAGCCGCAAGGCAGATAAGACCTACGCCACAGACCCCACCGGCATCGCCAACAACGAAGATTCCTACACCATGCACGCCAATGCCGACAAGATGCAGAACGACCGTGTCCTCGGCAATATTCTGCTGACGAAAGTGGATCTGGACGCCGCGCAGTATCTGGCTGCGGGCAGCAACGGAGATACCACGCTGGAAGGTGCGGTGTACGATCTGTATGCCGCTGACACGATTGAACACCCGGACGGTGTTTCTGGCATCGTAGATTATTCCAAAATTACCGATGCCAACGGCACGCCCCTTTGGCACACTACGGTTCTCACCAACGGCGGTTGGGATACCGATTACCTGCCCATTTTGCAGAAAGACCGACTGGTAGCCTCTGCAAAAATCACTGACGGCAAGCTGGCGTTTTCCAACCTGTATATGGGCAGATATTACCTTGTCGAACGCGCTACCGGGATGGTGTTGCCCATTGACGGAAACGGCAAGCTGTATGTTACCGGGAAGTACCCACTTTTGAACAAAAAGTTGGAGCGCACCGGAAAATACAGTGACTTGGCTCGGAAAAATAACGAGTACACCGATTACATCTACAAAAACCAGTATTCTGCCGTAGCCGAAGGCTGCAAGCCGAACGGCAGCAAGGCGTGGGATGGCTACTATCTGTCTTATGCCAAGGGCTACCTCTGCGATGAGGTCAACCACTACAAAACGCTGACCTACGCAGATGAATCCACCTACCACATCCACGCCGAGCAGGAAAGTCAAGACGAAGTCCTCAAATCCGGCTTTAGTTTGCAGAAGTTGGTTTCGACCACAGGCCAGCCCTCCCCGGCACTGAAGCTGGAGGGTGCGGGCTTCACCGTTTACCGCATCTCCAAACTGAGCAAGGCGGCGCAGTTCAAGCAGAACCCGGATGGCAGCTACAATGCACAATGCATTTTGGACGCCTACCGCAAGGACAACTACGATAACGCCACACTAAAATACGATTTCACCGCCGAGGGGCAAGCCATTGCCAATATGTTCGAGAGCAGCACCGATACGGTCAACGTCTATAACGCGACCTTGACCGCAGACGGTGACTGCGCCAACGGTAAAGGCAACGGCTGGATGCCCACGGATCAGCCTGCCGAGTATAGGCTGGCAGAAATGTTCACCAATGAGGAGGGCATCTTCCGCGTTGAGGGGCTGCCCTATGGGCAGTACCTTGTCGTGGAAACCACCATCCCCAAGGATGTGTTCCAGTGCGATCCGTTCATCGTGACAGTGGACGCCAACAGCCCGCAGAGTCGATTTACAGTTCTCGCGGGCAGCGTCACCACCCCCAGCAAAAATTATATGACTTTTAACGTGCTGGACGAGGAACTGGAAGGCTATTTGCAGCTTATCAAGACCGATACAGAAACCGGCAAGGCGGTCAAAATCGCCAACACCTCTTTTGCCTTGTACAAATTAGATGACAAGGGTAATAAGACCCGCATTTCCATGATCGAGCCCGCCAGCGGCAGCGCCACCAAGAAAACGGATGTGTTCTACACCGATGCAGACGGTCTTATGAAAACACCCGAAAAACTGCCGCTGGGCAGATACCTGATTGAGGAACTGCAAGGTCCGGAAGGATACTATAACGATCCTGCCTACTCGGTGGAGTTTGAAATCAAATCCGACCGTGTCTGGCAGGTCGTGGGCAACGCCACCAACGACATGGACGAGTATATCGTAGAAGAAAAATACTGCAATCACGAGACGCTCGGTCAGCTTACCATCCGCAAGCTGGGCAATGTGCTGACCGACTACCAAGAGGGTCAGTTCATCTACACGCAGGACAACCTTGTAGGCACGGTGTACGAAATTCACGCTGCAGCCGACATTGCCACACCCGACCGCCAAGGCACCTACTGGTACAAGGGCGGTGACTTGGTGGCAACTGTTACCACCGGCGCGGAGGGACAAGTGGATGAAGTAAAATTCAGCCCCACTCGTACACAGGCAACCTATGATTTCTTGAAAATCACCCATGATGGCACCAAAGGCGAAGTCACCGTGACCCTGCCGCTGGGCAAGTACACCATTACCGAGGTTCAAGCGCCGTATGGTTTTGTGCTGACCCAGCAGAGCTACACTGTGGAATTCGGCTGGGACAACCAGAAAGATGACATTGTGCTGGCAAAAACTATTGTCAGCCACGAGCAGGACGGCGACAAGGAATGTTCGTACAGCATAGTGAATGTCAAGGATGCCTCGGATGCCCACAAGATTGGACAGATTCTCGTGTTTGAAAATGCCCGTGTGCTGCCTGTTCCCGAAAAGCCCGGCGATAAAGTCAGCAAAATCGGTGTAGGCATTTACAAGCAGGACCGAGAGGCTCTGACCTATCTGGCAGGAGCCGTATATGAACTCTACACCGTGGATGACATTTATTCCGCGGACGGTACAAAGCTGCTGGACGCCGGTACAAAGCTGGCCACCGGCACTGCCACCAATGCCAACGGTTTCGCGTGGTTCGATGTGGATGTTCCCATCCGTTCTGAAAGCTGTCCCGACTCCGGCAACAGCGGCAGATACCGCATTGTCGAGGTCAAAGCTCCTGCCGGGTATCTGCTGGACAGCACCCCTGTGGATGTAGAGTTCACCTATGAAGGTCAGCAGATTGCATGGCAAATCGTAGATGGTACAAACACCAACCTGCGCACCAGTGTGGACATTTCCAAACAGAACATCACCAACGGCAAGGAGCTGCCCGGTGCAAATCTGGAAATCCGCGATGCAGACGGCAGTCTGGTCGAGGGCTGGACTTCCACAAAAACGCCGCACACCGTGCGAGGTCTGGAACTGGAAAAAGCGTACACCCTGACCGAAACTCGTGCCCCGGACGGCTACACCGAAGCCGAAAGCATCGTGTTCAAGCTGGTACAGGAAGGTAACGAACAAAGCAATATCGTCTATGTGAAATCCGACGATGATTGGGTAAAACTCAACGATGCCACCGTCATTATGCAGGACGCACCTGTACTTGACATAGACAAAACGGACATTGCGGGTAATCTGCTGCCGGGTGCTACGCTGACGATCCGTGATGCGAATGATGAGGTCGTCGACACTTGGACAACCGACTACAAAACGCATAGTGTTCCCATCTCGGATGAATTTATCAAGCTGTCGGATGGCAACAAGGAGTACGTCTACACCCTGACCGAAGATGCCGCCCCGGCCGGCTTTGAAATTGCCGAATCAGTGCAGTTTAAGGTACAGCAGGCAGACGAAAATGTTTGCCTGTTCGTCCGCGAAAATGCGGATGCCGAATGGGTGCGCGCCGACAAACGCCTGATCCAGATGATTGACGAAGCTACGCCCCGCGAGGACACGCCCACACCGACTCCGGCGCCCACACCGCAGCCGACGCCCGCTGCAACTCCGGTGCCAACTCCTGCGCCCACGCCGGTTATTACGCCGCGCAAGGTGCAGACCCTTCCGCAGACAGGAGATGGTTTCCCGCTGCTGGCTATTGTGGTCGTTTCCCTTGCGTCCGCGACAGGTATCGTGCTGCTGACCGTTAGGCAGAAAAATGCGCTGAAAGAAACTTCTGATGAGGAGGACGCCGATGAAAGTGCTGATCGTTGA
- a CDS encoding DUF3846 domain-containing protein encodes MKVLIVEPGKYPREADIEHTLEAEQAVVGGTIEAVYPWRDSACIVCNDNGIAEKLPLNRMLGDYDIIHGTFFVCGLTRDDFTDLTPQQMKHYEEMYHDPQLFFLLGKTLCVEHTTPEEYTRVMAPPPKTKESPER; translated from the coding sequence ATGAAAGTGCTGATCGTTGAACCCGGAAAGTACCCCCGCGAAGCCGACATTGAACACACCCTTGAAGCCGAGCAGGCAGTTGTCGGTGGCACCATCGAGGCAGTGTACCCTTGGCGGGATAGCGCCTGTATCGTCTGTAATGACAACGGCATTGCAGAAAAACTGCCGCTGAATCGTATGCTGGGCGACTATGACATTATCCACGGCACATTTTTCGTCTGCGGCCTGACCCGCGATGATTTTACCGACCTTACGCCGCAGCAGATGAAACACTACGAAGAAATGTACCACGACCCGCAGCTGTTTTTCCTGCTGGGCAAGACCCTGTGTGTGGAACACACCACCCCGGAAGAATATACCCGCGTTATGGCTCCGCCGCCCAAAACAAAAGAATCCCCGGAGCGCTGA
- the metK gene encoding methionine adenosyltransferase — protein MNDIFENTETMQENEHPRFYTAESVMRGHPDKLCDLIADSVLDACLENDPASRVACEVMATHGHIIVAGEITTSAKPDVFNIVRDTLRDVGYAPKAYQIDCYIHDQSPDIAGAVEPELAEGEDEDTLGAGDQGVMVGYACNETPEYLPMPVVAAQRLVTLLEISRMTGLIPDIGPDGKVQVTMEYNGDTPVRITTVVVSVQHKEDTDMDKLADLLDEYVFPLAFDGMPADDAEIILNPSGKFVQGGPDADTGLTGRKLMVDSYGTFAPHGGGAFSGKDATKVDRSGAYMARFIAKNIVAAGFAQRCQVTLAYAIGEKEPVMVDVNTFGTGGPCEDDCLSAAVRKAYDLTPAGIIKQLDLLNPIYSCTAAGGHFGREDFPWENIERMSDLAAYIV, from the coding sequence ATGAACGACATTTTTGAAAACACCGAAACCATGCAGGAAAACGAGCATCCCCGTTTTTACACCGCAGAATCCGTCATGCGCGGGCATCCCGACAAGCTGTGCGACCTCATTGCCGACAGCGTGCTGGACGCCTGTCTGGAGAATGACCCCGCCAGCCGCGTGGCCTGTGAGGTCATGGCAACCCACGGTCACATCATTGTGGCGGGCGAAATCACGACCTCGGCCAAGCCCGACGTGTTCAACATCGTCCGCGACACCCTGCGGGATGTCGGCTATGCCCCGAAAGCCTACCAGATCGACTGCTACATCCACGACCAAAGCCCCGACATTGCGGGCGCGGTTGAACCCGAACTGGCTGAGGGAGAGGACGAGGACACCCTCGGTGCGGGCGATCAGGGCGTTATGGTCGGCTACGCCTGCAACGAAACGCCCGAATATCTGCCGATGCCTGTGGTTGCTGCCCAGCGCCTTGTAACGCTGTTGGAAATTTCCCGCATGACCGGCCTCATCCCGGACATCGGTCCGGACGGCAAGGTGCAGGTCACAATGGAATACAACGGTGATACCCCCGTGCGCATCACCACGGTGGTCGTGTCGGTTCAGCACAAAGAGGATACCGATATGGACAAGCTGGCGGATCTGCTGGACGAGTATGTGTTCCCGCTGGCCTTTGACGGTATGCCCGCCGATGATGCGGAAATCATCCTGAACCCCAGCGGCAAGTTTGTGCAGGGCGGTCCGGATGCCGATACCGGCTTGACCGGGCGCAAGCTCATGGTGGACAGCTACGGCACATTTGCACCCCACGGCGGCGGTGCGTTCAGCGGCAAGGATGCCACCAAGGTAGACCGCAGCGGCGCGTACATGGCGCGGTTTATTGCCAAAAATATCGTCGCGGCAGGCTTTGCCCAGCGCTGTCAGGTCACGCTGGCCTACGCCATCGGGGAGAAAGAGCCTGTCATGGTGGATGTGAATACGTTTGGCACAGGTGGCCCCTGCGAGGATGATTGCCTGTCGGCCGCTGTGCGCAAGGCGTATGACCTGACCCCTGCGGGCATCATCAAGCAGCTCGACCTGCTGAATCCTATTTACAGCTGCACGGCGGCGGGCGGTCACTTCGGGCGCGAGGATTTTCCGTGGGAAAATATCGAACGTATGAGCGATCTCGCCGCTTACATTGTGTAA
- a CDS encoding DUF3991 and toprim domain-containing protein: protein MPSVSKEQVNAANRMTAIEFLRRYRPNSLVKSSARGEYQLAEHDSFKINGESSVWHWKSRDIGGKSALKYLIYVEGVPFVEAVQLLCEESPMYIPVQHEAVERERPLFRLPNPALNNDRVTRYLLGRGISLPTIRYCIARKILYESAEYHNCVFLGKDPQGVPKYAALRGIYDYGKPFKREAPGSQKQYGFCIPPMQPDTTVAVFEAAIDAMAEMTLCGDAADKYRLSLGGVSSSDKEPLALQEFLRQHPEITTIELRLDNDAKGRMASVGIRKIYADRYTVHDLPPGIENGDYADMAKTNLMARTAAHRAAACR, encoded by the coding sequence TTGCCGAGCGTCAGCAAAGAGCAGGTCAATGCCGCCAACCGGATGACGGCAATCGAGTTCCTGCGGCGGTATAGACCCAATTCGCTGGTGAAAAGCAGTGCGCGGGGCGAATATCAGCTTGCAGAACATGACAGCTTCAAGATAAACGGCGAATCCAGTGTGTGGCATTGGAAAAGCCGCGACATTGGCGGAAAGTCGGCGCTGAAATATTTGATTTATGTGGAAGGTGTACCGTTTGTGGAGGCGGTGCAGCTGTTATGTGAAGAAAGCCCAATGTACATCCCTGTGCAGCATGAAGCGGTGGAGCGCGAGCGCCCGCTGTTTCGTCTGCCGAACCCCGCGCTGAATAATGACCGCGTAACGCGGTATTTGCTGGGACGAGGCATCTCACTGCCCACCATCCGGTACTGTATTGCGAGAAAAATTCTGTACGAGAGTGCAGAATATCACAACTGTGTTTTCTTGGGAAAAGACCCACAGGGCGTGCCGAAATATGCGGCTCTGCGCGGTATTTATGACTATGGGAAACCGTTCAAGCGCGAGGCTCCCGGCAGTCAGAAACAGTACGGTTTCTGTATCCCGCCGATGCAGCCCGACACTACCGTGGCCGTGTTTGAAGCCGCCATAGATGCCATGGCAGAGATGACGCTCTGCGGCGATGCTGCAGATAAATACCGTTTGTCGCTGGGCGGGGTTTCATCCTCCGACAAAGAGCCGCTGGCGTTACAGGAGTTCCTGCGCCAGCACCCGGAGATCACCACGATAGAACTGCGGCTGGACAACGACGCCAAAGGGCGCATGGCGAGTGTCGGCATCCGGAAAATCTACGCTGACCGCTACACCGTGCATGACCTGCCGCCCGGCATCGAGAATGGAGATTACGCTGATATGGCAAAAACCAACCTGATGGCAAGAACTGCCGCCCACCGGGCCGCAGCCTGCCGATAG
- a CDS encoding DUF6017 domain-containing protein → MAVFRVQKTQNYTIMSNHHLRNKALSLKAKGLLSLMLSLPEDWDYTTRGLASICKEGVDSVCATVRELEAAGYIIRRRIRDKNGQMRGMEYTVLEQPQPPEQGPEEATPKCAQPKQAKPKREKPVQANPAQLNTKEQKKEITKNVSNPIRTADEREQYRDLIRENIEYDILAKNNPADRIRLDELVELMLDTVCSKRSSIRIAGDEFPTEVVKSRFLKLEAQHIQYVLDSLKDNPPHIRNIKKYLLAALYNAPLTIENYYAAQINHDLYGRNRGDVNWK, encoded by the coding sequence ATGGCTGTGTTCCGTGTACAAAAGACGCAAAATTATACCATTATGTCCAACCATCATCTGCGCAACAAAGCTCTTTCGCTCAAGGCGAAGGGGCTTTTATCTTTGATGCTGTCTCTGCCCGAAGATTGGGATTATACCACGCGAGGGCTGGCGTCCATCTGCAAAGAGGGCGTGGACAGCGTGTGTGCCACCGTGCGCGAGTTAGAAGCAGCGGGTTATATTATCCGCCGCCGCATCCGCGACAAGAACGGTCAGATGCGCGGTATGGAGTACACGGTTTTAGAGCAGCCGCAGCCTCCGGAACAGGGTCCCGAAGAAGCAACGCCTAAGTGTGCCCAACCAAAACAGGCAAAGCCAAAACGGGAAAAACCTGTACAGGCAAATCCTGCACAATTAAATACTAAAGAACAAAAGAAAGAAATAACTAAAAACGTATCTAATCCTATCCGCACGGCAGACGAACGGGAGCAGTATCGGGATTTGATTCGGGAAAACATTGAGTATGACATTCTGGCAAAGAACAATCCGGCAGATAGGATTCGATTGGATGAGCTGGTGGAACTCATGCTGGACACGGTCTGTTCCAAACGCAGCAGTATCCGTATTGCGGGGGACGAGTTTCCGACAGAGGTAGTGAAGTCCAGATTCCTGAAACTTGAAGCTCAGCATATCCAGTATGTGCTGGACAGCCTGAAAGACAACCCGCCGCATATCCGCAATATCAAGAAATACTTACTGGCGGCGCTTTACAATGCGCCGCTGACGATTGAAAACTACTACGCCGCGCAGATCAACCATGATTTGTACGGCAGAAACCGAGGTGATGTGAATTGGAAATGA
- a CDS encoding site-specific DNA-methyltransferase gives MPLKNTPETLNILDPDFRMPEHCGGDRWSILHGDSLQILRQFEPNSFDAIITDPPYASGGSSQTTKNRSTSEKYSSMSKEKALPDFDSDQMDQLSWMFWTAAWLQDARRIAKPGAPVCLFIDWRQLPAMTLALQWAGWTWRGVAVWDKVASRPQKGRFRQQSEYIVWGSNGKMPLERNVGCLPGVFRYPNPQNRIHVTEKPLQLMRDVVQICEPGGRILDPFAGAGTTVLAAVQEGYEAVGIEMSDAYFQRSTERLKTALESEVNQN, from the coding sequence ATGCCTTTGAAGAACACTCCCGAAACGCTCAACATTCTCGACCCCGATTTCCGGATGCCCGAACACTGCGGCGGTGACCGCTGGTCGATCCTGCACGGGGATTCTTTGCAGATTCTCCGCCAGTTTGAACCGAACAGCTTCGATGCCATCATCACCGACCCACCCTATGCCAGCGGCGGCAGCAGCCAGACCACCAAGAACCGCAGCACCAGCGAAAAGTACAGCAGCATGAGCAAGGAAAAGGCGCTGCCCGACTTCGATTCCGACCAGATGGATCAGCTGAGTTGGATGTTCTGGACAGCTGCATGGCTGCAGGATGCCCGCCGCATTGCCAAGCCCGGCGCGCCTGTCTGCCTGTTCATCGATTGGCGGCAGCTTCCCGCCATGACGCTGGCTTTGCAGTGGGCGGGCTGGACCTGGCGCGGTGTGGCGGTGTGGGATAAAGTCGCCAGCCGTCCACAGAAAGGACGCTTCCGCCAGCAGTCCGAGTACATTGTGTGGGGGTCGAACGGCAAAATGCCGCTTGAGAGAAATGTTGGGTGTCTGCCGGGCGTGTTCCGTTACCCGAATCCCCAGAACCGCATCCATGTCACCGAAAAGCCCTTGCAGCTTATGCGGGATGTGGTGCAGATCTGCGAACCGGGCGGGCGCATCCTTGACCCCTTTGCCGGGGCGGGCACCACCGTGCTGGCCGCTGTGCAGGAAGGCTATGAGGCTGTCGGCATTGAAATGTCGGACGCCTACTTCCAACGCAGCACTGAACGGCTGAAAACTGCCCTTGAATCCGAAGTGAATCAGAACTGA
- a CDS encoding MobC family plasmid mobilization relaxosome protein, which produces MRRRGHVIPLRLNEREYRHLCEQVKISGLSREEYLRSLILDKEIHPRPCTHHGELVRKISGLCNNANQLAHRANSTGVAGQQSVDEMMRIAKEVWREIKENY; this is translated from the coding sequence ATGCGCAGGCGTGGTCATGTGATTCCGCTGCGGCTGAACGAGCGCGAGTACCGCCATCTTTGTGAACAGGTCAAGATAAGTGGGTTATCCCGCGAGGAATACCTGCGCTCCCTTATCTTGGACAAAGAAATCCATCCGCGCCCCTGCACACATCATGGGGAACTTGTGCGGAAAATTTCCGGTTTGTGCAACAACGCCAACCAGCTTGCGCACCGCGCCAACAGCACGGGCGTGGCGGGGCAGCAAAGCGTGGACGAGATGATGCGCATCGCCAAGGAAGTCTGGCGCGAGATAAAAGAAAACTACTAG